In a single window of the Deinococcus aetherius genome:
- a CDS encoding branched-chain amino acid ABC transporter substrate-binding protein has product MKKTALSLSVLAALALGGASAQTTIKLATLSPLSGGQSDLGTQIRNGAQLAVNEYKPQFQRLGLNLQLAPYDDQADPATGTAQARKIASDRSILAVVGTLNSGVAIPSSAALAPSRVALVSPANTANQVTDRGLSNMNRIVARDDAQGPAGANFITGTLKANKVYILNDKTAYGEGLAREVEKALKAKNVQVVANEGTEEKSDFSSIVAKIRLQRPDAIYFGGIYNQVGVFIKQLREAGITTPVVGGDGLDSAELVTIAGPQGANNIYFTTVAAPIDALPAAKTFAANFQKTFNDAAQGFGAFGYDAAKVALQGILNAAKANGNKAPTRAQVEAAIRKGNFTGLLSGNVSFNSVGDRKAATLYVMNVQDGKTKLAASVPVRPAKQ; this is encoded by the coding sequence ATGAAGAAAACCGCCCTGAGCCTTTCCGTTCTCGCCGCGCTGGCCCTGGGAGGCGCGAGCGCCCAGACCACCATCAAGCTCGCCACCCTCTCGCCCCTCTCGGGCGGGCAGAGCGACCTGGGCACCCAGATTCGCAACGGCGCGCAGCTCGCCGTGAACGAGTACAAGCCGCAGTTTCAGCGGCTCGGCCTGAACCTTCAGCTCGCCCCCTACGACGACCAGGCGGACCCGGCCACGGGCACCGCGCAGGCGCGCAAGATCGCCTCGGACCGCTCAATCCTGGCGGTGGTGGGCACCCTGAACTCGGGCGTGGCGATTCCGTCGAGCGCGGCCCTGGCGCCCAGCCGCGTGGCGCTGGTGAGTCCGGCGAACACCGCCAACCAGGTCACCGACCGTGGCCTGAGCAACATGAACCGCATCGTGGCGCGCGACGACGCGCAGGGCCCGGCGGGAGCGAACTTCATCACGGGGACGCTCAAGGCGAACAAGGTCTACATCCTCAACGACAAGACCGCGTACGGCGAGGGCCTGGCGCGCGAGGTCGAGAAGGCCCTCAAGGCCAAGAACGTGCAGGTCGTGGCGAACGAGGGCACCGAGGAGAAGAGCGACTTTTCCTCCATCGTGGCGAAGATCCGCCTCCAGCGCCCTGACGCGATCTACTTCGGCGGCATCTACAATCAGGTCGGCGTGTTCATCAAGCAGCTCAGGGAAGCCGGGATCACCACGCCCGTCGTCGGCGGCGACGGCCTGGACAGCGCCGAGCTGGTCACCATCGCCGGACCGCAGGGCGCGAACAACATCTACTTCACGACGGTCGCCGCGCCCATCGACGCGCTGCCCGCCGCGAAGACCTTCGCCGCCAACTTCCAGAAGACCTTCAACGACGCGGCGCAGGGCTTCGGCGCCTTCGGGTACGACGCGGCCAAGGTGGCCCTTCAGGGCATCCTGAACGCCGCCAAGGCCAACGGCAACAAGGCCCCGACCCGCGCGCAGGTGGAGGCGGCCATCCGCAAGGGCAACTTCACCGGCCTGCTCTCGGGCAACGTGAGCTTCAACAGCGTCGGCGACCGCAAGGCGGCCACGCTCTACGTGATGAACGTGCAAGACGGCAAGACCAAACTCGCCGCCAGCGTGCCCGTCCGCCCCGCCAAGCAGTAA
- the glnA gene encoding type I glutamate--ammonia ligase, which produces MTPTPDSPGTPHTAQDILAHLGAENVKFLRLQFTDILGTTKNVEVPGSQFEKALAGDVTFDGSAVEGFTRVEESDMLLRPDLSTFLIYPQFSREEGERGRVARLICDVTLPDGTPFEGDPRQVLERQVARARDLGFEMFVGTEPEFFLFERDETGRGSTVTHDKAGYFDLAPVDKGERIRREIAGILVQMGFEIEASHHEVAPGQHEIDFRYAPALETADRIATFKFVVKRVALEYGLLASFLPKPLPGVNGSGMHCHLSLFRNGVNAFADPEGEHGLSSTARHFIAGLLEHAGGMAAITNPLVNSYKRLVPGYEAPVNVAWSTSNRSALIRIPAKRGQSTRAEVRMPDPSCNPYLALAAMLAAGLDGIQEGMEPPPAIGRNIFRMTVREKRHHRIRELPTDLREAVDELEKDPVIAGALGEHVLDHFVAAKRAEWREYSSAVHAWELERYLDLV; this is translated from the coding sequence ATGACGCCCACGCCCGATTCCCCCGGCACGCCCCACACCGCGCAGGACATCCTCGCCCATCTCGGTGCCGAGAACGTGAAGTTCCTGCGCCTGCAATTCACCGACATCCTGGGCACCACGAAGAACGTGGAGGTGCCCGGTTCGCAGTTCGAGAAGGCCCTCGCCGGGGACGTGACCTTCGACGGCAGCGCGGTGGAGGGCTTCACCCGGGTCGAGGAGAGCGACATGCTGCTCCGGCCCGACCTCTCCACCTTCCTGATCTACCCCCAGTTCTCGCGCGAGGAGGGCGAGCGGGGCCGGGTCGCGCGGCTGATCTGCGACGTGACCCTGCCCGACGGCACGCCCTTCGAGGGGGACCCCCGGCAGGTTCTGGAACGGCAGGTCGCGCGGGCCCGCGACCTCGGCTTCGAGATGTTCGTGGGGACCGAGCCCGAGTTCTTCCTGTTCGAGCGGGACGAGACGGGGCGGGGCAGCACGGTCACCCACGACAAGGCGGGGTACTTCGACCTGGCGCCCGTCGACAAGGGCGAGCGTATCCGCCGCGAGATCGCGGGCATCCTCGTGCAGATGGGCTTCGAGATCGAGGCCTCGCACCACGAGGTCGCCCCCGGGCAGCACGAGATCGACTTCCGCTACGCCCCGGCGTTGGAAACCGCCGACCGCATCGCCACCTTCAAGTTCGTGGTCAAGCGGGTGGCTCTGGAGTACGGGCTGCTGGCTTCCTTTCTCCCCAAGCCGCTCCCCGGGGTGAACGGCTCGGGGATGCACTGCCACCTCAGCCTCTTCCGGAACGGGGTGAACGCCTTCGCCGACCCGGAGGGGGAGCACGGCCTCTCCAGCACCGCGCGGCACTTCATCGCCGGGCTGCTGGAGCACGCGGGGGGCATGGCGGCGATCACCAACCCCCTGGTGAACTCCTACAAACGGCTGGTGCCGGGGTACGAGGCGCCCGTCAACGTCGCCTGGAGCACGAGCAACCGCTCGGCGCTGATCCGCATCCCCGCCAAGCGCGGGCAGTCCACCCGGGCTGAGGTGCGGATGCCCGACCCCTCGTGCAACCCGTACCTGGCCCTGGCGGCGATGCTGGCGGCGGGGCTCGACGGCATCCAGGAGGGAATGGAGCCGCCGCCCGCCATCGGGCGCAACATCTTCCGCATGACGGTGCGGGAAAAGCGGCACCACCGCATCCGCGAGCTGCCCACCGACCTGCGCGAGGCGGTGGACGAACTCGAGAAGGACCCGGTGATCGCCGGGGCGCTGGGCGAACACGTCCTGGACCATTTCGTCGCGGCCAAGCGGGCAGAGTGGCGCGAGTATTCGTCGGCCGTCCACGCCTGGGAGCTGGAGCGGTATCTGGACCTGGTCTGA
- a CDS encoding glutamine synthetase III family protein, producing the protein MNHDFDVISAARNWRVEASPAFLPNHVVDELFARDVLTLEGLKARLSKPVYKSLQATLERGETLDPGIADTVALAMKNWAMEKGATHYTHWFQPLTGATAEKHDSFVSPTGDGQAIATFSGKELIQAEPDASSFPSGGLRATFEARGYTAWDPSSPAFIMRHANGATLCIPTAFASWTGEALDNKTPLLRSTEALNKAVTPALRLFGASEGTRVGSTLGAEQEYFLIAEEYFYRRPDLVMTGRTLFGAQPPRGQELEDHYFGAIPDRVLSFMTDAEMQLYTLGIPVKTRHNEVAPGQFEIAPIFEQSNVAADHQQLIMQVLRNTARKYGLVALLHEKPFAGVNGSGKHCNWSMGTNAGENLLEPGDTPHENLQFLFFCSAVIKAVDEHQDLLRISVASASNDHRLGANEAPPAILSIFLGTELTDIFDRLASGEGGRGAEAGLLGLGSSVLPPLPRHAGDRNRTSPFAFTGNKFEFRAAGSSQSISMPITVLNTIVADAVSGLTSELEARLTRGQDLDSAVGELVKDTYARHKRIVFNGDGYSEEWHREAEHERGLLNLRTSLDAIEHLTDEKNARLFERFGVLSERELAARQEIMYDQYFKTVNIEGETTEYIAQTMILPAAAGYLGDLCAVKTLSRALDATAGEVAGLTDELYDALQVLRQQNSALGGDEMHEKAYHVRNHVLPAMIQVRQAADKLEEVVADKHWPLPTYRQMLFVK; encoded by the coding sequence ATGAACCACGACTTCGATGTAATTTCCGCCGCCCGCAACTGGCGCGTCGAGGCCTCCCCGGCCTTCTTGCCCAACCACGTCGTCGACGAGCTGTTCGCCCGGGACGTGCTGACCCTGGAGGGGCTCAAGGCCCGACTGAGCAAGCCCGTGTACAAGAGCCTCCAGGCCACCCTGGAGCGCGGCGAGACCCTCGACCCCGGCATCGCCGACACCGTGGCGCTCGCTATGAAGAACTGGGCGATGGAGAAGGGGGCCACCCACTACACCCACTGGTTCCAGCCCCTGACCGGCGCCACCGCCGAGAAGCACGACTCCTTCGTCTCGCCCACCGGGGACGGGCAGGCCATCGCCACCTTCAGCGGCAAGGAACTCATCCAGGCCGAGCCCGACGCCTCGTCGTTCCCGTCGGGCGGCCTGCGGGCCACCTTCGAGGCGCGCGGTTACACCGCCTGGGACCCGAGTAGCCCCGCCTTCATCATGCGGCACGCGAACGGCGCGACCCTGTGCATCCCCACCGCCTTCGCCTCGTGGACCGGCGAGGCCCTCGACAACAAGACGCCGCTGCTGCGCTCGACCGAGGCGCTCAACAAGGCCGTCACCCCCGCCCTGCGGCTCTTCGGGGCCTCGGAGGGAACCCGGGTGGGCAGCACCCTCGGCGCCGAGCAGGAATACTTCCTGATCGCCGAGGAGTACTTCTACCGCCGCCCCGACCTCGTGATGACGGGCCGCACCCTCTTCGGCGCCCAGCCCCCGCGCGGGCAGGAACTGGAAGACCACTACTTCGGCGCGATCCCCGACCGGGTGCTGAGCTTCATGACCGACGCCGAGATGCAGCTCTACACCCTGGGCATCCCGGTCAAGACCCGCCACAACGAGGTCGCCCCCGGCCAGTTCGAGATCGCCCCGATCTTCGAGCAGAGCAACGTCGCGGCCGACCACCAGCAGCTCATCATGCAAGTTCTCCGCAACACCGCGCGCAAATACGGCCTGGTCGCCCTGCTGCACGAGAAGCCTTTTGCGGGCGTGAACGGCTCGGGCAAGCACTGCAACTGGAGCATGGGCACGAACGCGGGCGAGAACCTGCTGGAGCCCGGCGACACCCCGCACGAGAACCTCCAGTTCCTGTTCTTCTGCTCGGCAGTGATCAAGGCCGTGGACGAGCACCAGGACCTGCTGCGCATCTCGGTGGCCTCCGCGAGCAACGACCACCGCCTCGGCGCGAATGAGGCCCCGCCCGCGATCCTCTCGATCTTCCTGGGCACCGAACTCACCGACATCTTCGACCGGCTGGCGAGCGGTGAGGGGGGGCGCGGCGCGGAGGCCGGGCTGCTCGGCTTGGGCTCGAGCGTGCTGCCGCCCCTGCCGCGCCACGCCGGGGACCGCAACCGCACCAGCCCCTTCGCCTTCACCGGGAACAAGTTCGAGTTCCGGGCGGCGGGGAGCAGCCAGAGCATCTCCATGCCCATCACGGTGCTCAATACCATCGTGGCCGATGCTGTCAGCGGGCTGACGAGCGAATTGGAGGCGAGGCTCACCCGGGGGCAGGACCTCGACTCGGCGGTGGGCGAACTCGTGAAAGACACCTACGCGCGGCACAAGCGCATCGTCTTCAACGGCGACGGCTACTCCGAGGAGTGGCACCGCGAGGCGGAACATGAGCGCGGCCTGCTCAACCTCCGCACCAGCCTCGACGCCATAGAACACCTGACCGACGAGAAGAACGCGCGGCTCTTCGAGCGATTCGGGGTCCTGAGTGAGCGTGAGCTGGCGGCCCGCCAGGAGATCATGTACGACCAGTACTTCAAGACGGTGAACATCGAGGGCGAGACCACCGAGTACATCGCCCAGACCATGATCCTGCCCGCCGCCGCCGGGTACCTGGGCGACCTGTGCGCCGTGAAGACCCTCAGCCGCGCGCTCGACGCGACCGCCGGCGAGGTCGCCGGGCTCACCGACGAGCTGTACGACGCCCTCCAGGTCCTGCGCCAGCAGAACAGCGCCCTCGGCGGCGACGAGATGCACGAGAAGGCCTACCACGTCCGCAACCACGTCCTGCCCGCCATGATCCAGGTCCGGCAGGCCGCCGACAAACTGGAAGAGGTCGTCGCCGACAAGCACTGGCCGCTGCCGACCTACCGGCAGATGCTGTTCGTGAAGTAA
- a CDS encoding AAC(3) family N-acetyltransferase: MLNLLRKPPVTPAELDEGLGELGLDGSQHVIVHASLKSFGQMEGGARAVVDTLVARTATLVAPAFTYNTLLRHPGSPVHARFHRDSRVSRDIGRVPQELVERASAVRSFHPTLSFIALGEEAGRVTGVQTLDSPYEPIGALYDLGGYALLMGVDFGSNTTIHFGEHVAGMPLLTRYVPVNGQVLPTAFPNCSADFERMTPSVHARSTRVGGSTLRLYRVRDLVDATVGALTRDPELLLCTAPGCRCQEVRRMVRQKGLTPRPHLRSLPGTLT, from the coding sequence GTGCTGAACCTGCTGCGCAAGCCGCCCGTGACGCCCGCCGAACTCGACGAGGGCCTGGGAGAGCTGGGGCTCGACGGGTCGCAGCACGTCATCGTCCACGCGAGCCTGAAGTCCTTCGGGCAGATGGAGGGCGGCGCGCGGGCGGTCGTGGACACGCTCGTCGCGCGCACGGCCACGCTGGTCGCCCCCGCCTTCACCTACAACACCCTGCTGCGCCACCCGGGCTCGCCCGTCCATGCCCGCTTCCACCGCGACTCGCGGGTGAGCCGCGACATCGGCCGGGTCCCGCAGGAACTCGTGGAGCGCGCGTCGGCGGTGCGGAGCTTTCACCCCACCCTCAGCTTCATCGCGCTGGGCGAGGAGGCGGGGCGCGTCACGGGCGTGCAGACGCTGGACAGCCCCTACGAGCCCATCGGCGCCCTGTACGACCTGGGCGGGTACGCCCTGCTGATGGGCGTCGACTTCGGCAGCAACACGACGATCCACTTCGGGGAACATGTGGCGGGGATGCCGCTCCTGACCCGCTACGTGCCCGTAAACGGCCAGGTGCTCCCCACCGCCTTCCCCAACTGCTCGGCGGACTTCGAGCGCATGACGCCCTCCGTCCACGCCCGGTCCACCCGGGTGGGCGGTTCGACCCTGCGGCTCTACCGGGTGCGCGACCTCGTGGACGCCACTGTGGGCGCCCTGACCCGCGATCCCGAACTCCTGCTCTGCACCGCCCCCGGCTGCCGCTGCCAGGAGGTCCGGCGGATGGTGCGGCAAAAGGGCCTGACGCCGCGCCCCCACCTCCGCTCCCTGCCGGGCACCTTGACCTGA
- a CDS encoding DUF2167 domain-containing protein, which translates to MKTFWLTVSLPLWASLAGATTAPAPTLTYRTGNITLLGGKATVRTGQALRYLGAEGARTVLVDLWGNPPEAASDVLGMIVPASVAPDAPNSWGVVITQSEDGHVTDDDARGIDYDELLRNMQRETRDRNAGREAAGYGSAELVGWADTPRYDGEAHKLYWAKELAFREKGGAEVGEHTLNYAVRVLGRDRVLELNAVAGMSQLGQVKADMGDVLRQVSFNPGSRYEDFQPGTDRVAGYGVAALIGGVAAKKVGLLGLAAVFLKKAWVLVLAAFGTLGRLLRRGRSGA; encoded by the coding sequence ATGAAGACCTTCTGGCTGACGGTTTCCCTCCCCCTGTGGGCCTCGCTGGCGGGGGCGACCACCGCTCCCGCGCCCACCCTGACCTACCGGACGGGGAACATCACCCTTCTGGGGGGCAAGGCGACGGTGAGGACAGGTCAGGCGTTGCGTTACCTAGGCGCGGAGGGTGCCCGGACGGTGCTCGTGGACCTATGGGGCAACCCGCCGGAGGCCGCGTCGGACGTCCTGGGGATGATCGTGCCCGCGAGCGTGGCCCCCGACGCGCCGAACTCCTGGGGCGTGGTGATCACCCAGAGCGAGGACGGCCACGTTACCGACGACGACGCGCGGGGCATCGACTACGACGAGTTGCTGCGGAACATGCAGCGGGAGACCCGCGACCGCAACGCGGGGCGCGAGGCGGCGGGGTACGGCAGCGCCGAACTCGTAGGCTGGGCCGACACGCCCCGGTACGACGGCGAGGCCCACAAGCTGTACTGGGCCAAGGAACTCGCCTTCCGGGAGAAGGGCGGGGCGGAGGTGGGCGAGCACACCCTGAACTACGCTGTGCGCGTCCTGGGACGCGACCGGGTGCTCGAACTCAACGCTGTGGCGGGCATGTCGCAGCTCGGGCAGGTGAAGGCCGACATGGGGGACGTGCTGCGCCAGGTGAGCTTCAACCCGGGAAGCCGCTACGAGGACTTCCAGCCCGGGACCGACCGGGTGGCCGGGTACGGCGTGGCGGCCCTCATCGGCGGGGTCGCGGCCAAGAAGGTGGGGCTGCTCGGTCTCGCCGCCGTGTTCCTTAAAAAAGCCTGGGTGCTGGTCCTCGCCGCCTTCGGGACCCTGGGCCGTCTCCTGCGGCGGGGGAGGAGCGGCGCCTGA
- a CDS encoding GNAT family N-acetyltransferase, whose product MFEIRPASPADRAALYRICLETADSGADATGLYRDPLLVGHIYAGPYLEFAPDFAFVLKDGAGVGGYVIGVLDTAAFEERLEREWWPGLRSRYLDPADVPPGERTPDERLAHLLHHPQRADPAVLAGYPSHLHIDLLPGAQGEGHGRRMLERLFTALREAGSPGVHLGVGGRNTRAQGFYRHVGFRELARSPSGAITMVLGL is encoded by the coding sequence GTGTTCGAGATTCGCCCCGCCTCCCCCGCCGACCGGGCGGCCCTGTACCGCATCTGCCTGGAAACCGCCGACAGCGGCGCGGACGCCACCGGGCTCTACCGGGACCCGCTGCTGGTCGGCCACATCTACGCCGGGCCCTACCTGGAGTTCGCGCCGGACTTCGCCTTCGTGCTGAAGGACGGGGCCGGGGTGGGCGGCTACGTGATCGGGGTGCTCGACACGGCGGCCTTCGAGGAGCGGCTGGAGCGCGAGTGGTGGCCCGGTCTGCGCTCGCGGTACCTGGACCCGGCAGACGTGCCGCCCGGGGAGCGCACGCCCGACGAGCGGCTGGCGCACCTCCTCCACCACCCCCAGCGGGCGGATCCCGCCGTGCTCGCGGGCTACCCCTCGCACCTGCATATCGACCTGCTGCCGGGCGCGCAGGGGGAAGGCCACGGGCGCCGGATGCTGGAGCGCCTCTTCACGGCCCTGCGGGAGGCGGGCTCGCCGGGCGTCCACCTGGGGGTGGGGGGACGGAACACGCGCGCCCAGGGCTTCTACCGGCACGTCGGGTTTCGGGAGCTGGCACGATCTCCGAGCGGGGCGATCACGATGGTGCTGGGGCTCTAG
- a CDS encoding DUF4388 domain-containing protein has protein sequence MQGLLSDLPLLGVLELINATRQTGVLDVQADVPYTVAFVGGEIVGGGILDWLGVDAIQASPLLPVEGSFEFTPRGVKGTPLAPYGHFAADWARASDEWEQVCAVIGSPSRVFRGALPPLIGPAGRSVRDAAEGTGRPLFEVAQRVATGVREGRVEPTGDFAWSTLRLQAGRPDGRSPVAAALDGRRNLGELIAGGLDVREVREYLLTQIRAGLRFPGSGWVLRDLIWEQQHLA, from the coding sequence ATGCAGGGCCTCCTTTCCGACCTGCCCCTGCTGGGGGTGCTGGAACTCATCAACGCGACCCGCCAGACGGGCGTTCTCGACGTGCAGGCCGACGTCCCCTACACGGTGGCCTTCGTGGGGGGCGAGATCGTCGGGGGCGGCATCCTCGACTGGCTGGGGGTCGACGCTATCCAGGCGAGCCCACTCCTCCCGGTGGAGGGAAGTTTCGAGTTCACCCCGCGCGGGGTGAAGGGCACGCCGCTCGCCCCATACGGCCACTTCGCCGCCGACTGGGCGCGGGCCAGCGACGAGTGGGAGCAGGTCTGCGCGGTGATCGGCAGCCCCAGCCGGGTCTTCCGGGGCGCCCTGCCGCCCCTGATCGGTCCCGCCGGGCGCAGCGTGCGCGACGCCGCCGAGGGCACGGGCCGCCCGCTGTTCGAGGTCGCGCAGCGGGTCGCCACCGGGGTGCGCGAGGGCCGGGTGGAACCCACCGGGGATTTCGCGTGGTCGACCCTGCGCCTGCAGGCGGGCAGGCCGGACGGGCGCTCCCCGGTCGCGGCGGCCCTCGACGGTCGGCGCAACCTGGGCGAACTCATCGCCGGGGGGCTCGACGTGCGCGAGGTGCGCGAGTACCTCCTGACCCAGATCCGCGCCGGGCTGAGGTTCCCGGGCAGCGGCTGGGTGCTGCGCGACCTGATCTGGGAACAGCAGCACCTGGCCTGA
- a CDS encoding NAD(P)H-hydrate dehydratase, which yields MPDFVLSPGGVRAVDARLTAAGLLDLAMEEAGRAVADVVHARFPAARVLLLAGGGANGGDALVAARHLAALGQPVRVLAAPASHPLTVLNRDRLGAFGVVPGPLTGEEVARAARGADVLVDGLLGTGFVAPLRPALAEVVEAVNAAREGGGKVVAIDLPSGLDATRADAPPAAVWADLTVTLTGLKTALLFGSAAPRAGEVVLAPLRLPPGWVREEALASRPTDAEVAALLPVRRADAHKGTAGRVWVVGGYPGTLGAAALAGLGALRAGAGLVTVHSAADVPLVTPELMVRRHTDLGRWLGEVTSLPDAVCVGMGLGPDAAALARRVLGWGLPTVLDADALQPELAGAGHDRCVWTPHPGEAARLLGRGTGEVTADPLAAARELRERYGGVVVLKGGPSVVAHVGGLSVSRGGHPGMASAGMGDTLSGIVAALLGQGLSAPDAAVAGVRLHARAGERAGERHGYGLIATDVSEEIGGAWLDLTREGQRAEFRTSVAGGEW from the coding sequence GTGCCCGACTTCGTGCTGTCCCCCGGGGGCGTGCGGGCGGTGGACGCGCGGCTCACGGCGGCCGGTCTCCTCGACCTGGCGATGGAGGAGGCGGGGCGGGCGGTGGCGGACGTGGTGCACGCGCGCTTCCCGGCGGCACGGGTGCTGCTCCTCGCGGGCGGCGGGGCGAACGGCGGGGACGCCCTCGTCGCGGCCCGGCACCTCGCGGCGCTGGGGCAGCCGGTGCGGGTCCTCGCCGCGCCCGCCTCGCACCCGCTGACCGTCCTGAACCGGGACCGGCTGGGGGCGTTCGGCGTCGTGCCGGGGCCGCTGACCGGGGAGGAGGTCGCGCGGGCCGCGCGGGGGGCCGACGTGCTCGTGGACGGCTTGCTGGGGACCGGCTTCGTGGCGCCCCTTCGGCCCGCCCTGGCGGAGGTCGTGGAGGCCGTGAACGCGGCACGGGAGGGGGGCGGGAAGGTGGTCGCCATCGACCTGCCGAGCGGGCTGGACGCGACGCGGGCGGACGCGCCCCCGGCGGCGGTGTGGGCCGACCTCACCGTGACCCTCACGGGGCTCAAGACGGCGCTGCTCTTCGGGTCCGCCGCGCCCCGGGCGGGCGAGGTCGTCCTCGCGCCGCTGCGCCTTCCCCCCGGGTGGGTGCGGGAGGAGGCGCTCGCCTCCCGGCCGACCGACGCCGAGGTCGCCGCCCTGCTGCCCGTGCGCCGCGCGGACGCGCACAAGGGCACGGCGGGGCGGGTGTGGGTGGTCGGGGGGTACCCGGGCACGCTGGGGGCGGCGGCCCTGGCCGGGCTGGGGGCGCTGCGGGCGGGGGCGGGGCTGGTGACTGTCCACTCGGCGGCGGACGTGCCCCTGGTCACGCCGGAGCTGATGGTGCGGCGGCACACGGACCTGGGGAGGTGGCTCGGGGAGGTGACCTCTCTGCCCGACGCCGTGTGTGTCGGCATGGGGTTGGGGCCGGACGCGGCGGCGCTCGCCCGGCGGGTGCTGGGCTGGGGGCTTCCCACCGTCCTCGACGCGGACGCCCTTCAGCCCGAACTGGCCGGGGCGGGGCACGACCGCTGCGTCTGGACCCCCCACCCCGGCGAGGCCGCCCGGCTGCTGGGTCGGGGGACGGGGGAGGTCACGGCCGACCCGCTGGCTGCCGCCCGGGAGTTGCGGGAGCGGTACGGCGGGGTGGTCGTCCTCAAGGGCGGGCCGAGCGTGGTCGCGCACGTGGGGGGGCTGAGCGTGAGCCGGGGCGGGCACCCGGGCATGGCGAGCGCGGGGATGGGCGACACGCTCTCGGGGATCGTCGCCGCGCTCCTGGGGCAGGGGTTGAGTGCTCCGGACGCGGCGGTGGCGGGGGTGCGGCTGCACGCGCGGGCGGGGGAGCGGGCCGGGGAGCGGCACGGGTACGGCCTGATCGCCACGGACGTGAGCGAGGAGATCGGGGGCGCGTGGCTCGACCTGACGCGAGAGGGGCAGCGTGCCGAATTCCGTACGTCGGTGGCGGGCGGGGAGTGGTAG
- a CDS encoding tetratricopeptide repeat protein, giving the protein MTDSAHSPGPNATTPPDWAAFARAGEWRRALAAARVTGAPPELTEALEAVLSVQEGVRARRSPQVRRALGRLEEALGALVARGLGGERALLDTLVSPRGLEGALACLEGLGRGTGGETETEALRERLAPALAHPLTRAEALNALGVLHALREEPGEARACFEEAQAADPGHYRALTNLGNLDLEAGRAAQAEARYREVLRLNPDFDGAHHNLGVALRRQGRVHESVGSIRRAQRLGVRRSQEDTREEMREGFRRDARLRTVRVVLLVLAVLVLFLVVRGAVG; this is encoded by the coding sequence ATGACGGACTCCGCCCACTCCCCGGGCCCGAACGCGACCACCCCGCCGGACTGGGCCGCGTTCGCGCGGGCGGGCGAGTGGCGCCGTGCCCTCGCCGCCGCGCGGGTCACGGGCGCTCCTCCCGAACTGACCGAGGCGCTGGAGGCCGTCTTGAGCGTGCAGGAGGGGGTGCGCGCCCGGCGCTCCCCGCAGGTGCGGCGGGCCCTGGGCAGACTGGAGGAGGCGCTGGGGGCGCTCGTTGCCCGTGGGCTGGGCGGCGAGCGGGCGCTGCTCGACACGCTCGTCTCGCCCCGGGGCCTGGAGGGCGCGCTGGCCTGCCTGGAGGGGCTGGGGCGCGGCACGGGCGGGGAGACGGAGACGGAGGCGCTGCGCGAACGGCTGGCCCCGGCGCTCGCCCACCCCCTGACCCGGGCGGAGGCGCTGAACGCGCTGGGGGTGCTGCACGCGCTGCGGGAGGAACCGGGGGAGGCGCGGGCCTGCTTCGAGGAGGCGCAGGCCGCCGACCCGGGGCACTACCGGGCCCTCACGAACCTGGGAAACCTCGACCTGGAGGCGGGGCGGGCGGCCCAGGCCGAGGCGCGCTACCGCGAGGTGCTGCGGCTGAACCCCGACTTCGACGGGGCGCACCACAACCTGGGGGTGGCGCTGCGGCGCCAGGGCCGGGTCCACGAGTCGGTGGGCTCGATCCGCCGCGCCCAGCGCCTGGGCGTACGGCGCTCGCAGGAGGACACCCGCGAGGAGATGCGCGAGGGGTTTCGCAGGGACGCGCGGTTGCGGACCGTCCGCGTGGTGCTGCTGGTGCTGGCGGTCCTCGTCCTCTTCCTCGTCGTGCGCGGGGCGGTGGGCTAG